A region of Lycium barbarum isolate Lr01 chromosome 3, ASM1917538v2, whole genome shotgun sequence DNA encodes the following proteins:
- the LOC132631214 gene encoding protein FAR1-RELATED SEQUENCE 5-like produces MDPNIFNVDNNNSENVDYNSETDDYNGIAGNDSLLSNVGEDEDEDSEDFNGGGPDTYFDSEDEGLNLVRVKEEVNTPDHFEEYEEDPLTDEYEHEHDVTDEDEARGGMNEERFTHEQFLQGPIEGMTFGSKDSMFSFYREHARLKGFGVVKKTALKKRCDFVNYVVYACDRSRKGQQKKSSKRIECKARVNAVVMVDGSSWRVTRVESEYNHVLDARLSRFMPSHREMSRSLKRQLVAHDIACLRPSKSIRLLEVEAGGPENLGCTPKDCRNYILRKRRLRTLSTDAEAINRFFFDMQIKDREFFYAVDHDNSGRLRNCVWVRTHSKYAYLEFCEVIYFDTTYLVNQWRMPFASFIGVNQHRQSILLGCALITNEDANTYKYVFSTCLRAMNGEAFIQKYELQNRRWFSNLFLEREKWVPVYLKHYFWAGLLSTQRCEGMHAFFDGYISGSSTLKQFVEQYEIALRAKFDKELTSKFNSRYTEAKVLSGFMWEEQIQTHYTRTIYDLFMDQVAKKYHCEMSNHENAEVVEAVEKFDVADYSIKNDFHGNVFVFLVEYRTNSEYLECNCKHFESTYILCCHILEVMSRKRIDIIPDWYIIRRWRRDVVRPHLRKFFSGGYPTMTDEFKSEVKIRDFKNVMQARLAAYLDWDDDMLVPDVGGDDSDDDNFTYIRNPRETRPRGRPPINRRRGGCENVFRRGGGPGYRARCAPNANENNEN; encoded by the exons atGGACCCAAACATTTTCAATGTTGATAATAACAACAGTGAAAACGTTGATTACAACAGTGAAACTGATGATTACAACG GGATCGCAGGTAATGACAGTTTGCTCTCTAATGTtggagaagatgaagatgaagattcaGAGGATTTCAATGGTGGTGGTCCAGACACATACTTTGACAGCGAGGATGAAGGGCTCAACTTGGTCCGCGTAAAGGAAGAGGTAAATACTCCTGATCACTTTGAGGAATACGAAGAGGATCCTTTGACGGATGaatatgaacatgagcatgatGTGACAGATGAAGATGAAGCTAGAGGAGGAATGAACGAGGAGAGATTTACACATGAACAATTTTTACAAGGTCCTATTGAAGGGATGACATTTGGAAGTAAAGATTCAATGTTTTCATTTTACAGAGAGCACGCCAGATTGAAAGGGTTTGGTGTGGTGAAAAAAACAGCGTTAAAAAAACGTTGTGATTTTGTTAATTATGTTGTCTATGCTTGTGATAGGTCAAGGAAAGGACAACAAAAGAAATCGAGCAAAAGGATTGAATGTAAAGCTCGTGTTAATGCTGTTGTGATGGTTGATGGATCATCATGGCGTGTCACTAGGGTTGAAAGTGAGTATAATCATGTGTTGGATGCTAGACTATCACGATTTATGCCCTCACACAGGGAAATGAGCAGGAGTTTGAAGAGGCAGCTTGTTGCTCACGACATTGCATGTTTGAGACCTTCAAAGAGCATAAGactcttggaagttgaagctgGTGGTCCTGAGAATTTGGGATGTACCCCCAAGGACTGCAGAAATTACATTTTGCGGAAGAGGAGGTTGAGAACCTTGTCCACTGATGCAGAAGCAATAAACAGATTTTTTTTTGACATGCAGATTAAGGATAGGGAGTTTTTCTATGCAGTAGACCACGATAATTCTGGCAGGCTACGTAACTGTGTATGGGTTCGTACACATTCTAAGTATGCATATCTTGAATTTTGTGAAGTGATATATTTTGACACTACCTACCTTGTGAATCAATGGCGCATGCCGTTTGCTTCATTCATTGGTGTGAATCAACACCGGCAGTCCATACTTCTTGGATGTGCTTTGATTACAAACGAGGATGCTAACACTTATAAATATGTCTTCTCTACTTGTCTTAGAGCCATGAATGGT GAGGCATTTATTCAAAAATATGAGTTACAAAACAGAAGATGGTTCTCTAATTTGTTTTTGGAAAGGGAGAAGTGGGTTCCTGTATACCTAAAGCACTATTTTTGGGCTGGTTTGCTGTCCACACAAAGGTGTGAgggtatgcatgctttctttgATGGCTATATCAGTGGTTCTAGCACACTAAAGCAGTTTGTTGAGCAATACGAGATAGCCTTGAGAGCAAAATTTGATAAAGAGTTAACTTCTAAATTTAATTCTAGGTATACAGAAGCAAAAGTTTTATCTGGATTCATGTGGGAGGAACAAATACAAACTCATTACACTCGTACAATATATGATCTTTTCATGGACCAGGTAGCGAAAAAGTATCACTGTGAAATGAGCAATCATGAAAATGCTGAAGTGGTGGAAGCTGTGGAGAAGTTCGACGTTGCAGATTATTCAATTAAGAATGATTTTCATGGCAATGTATTTGTGTTCTTGGTGGAATACAGAACAAACAGTGAATATTTGGAATGCAATTGCAAACACTTTGAATCTACTTATATTTTGTGTTGCCATATACTAGAAGTTATGTCAAGAAAGAGGATTGACATAATCCCTGATTGGTATATAATTAGAAGGTGGAGAAGAGATGTTGTTCGTCCACACTTGAGGAAATTCTTTTCGGGTGGCTACCCAACCATGACTGATGAGTTCAAAAG TGAAGTGAAAATTAGAGACTTTAAAAATGTAATGCAAGCCAGACTGGCTGCCTATTTAGATTGGGATGATGATATGCTAGTGCCAGATGTTGGGGGAGATGATTCAGACGATGATAATTTCACATACATAAGAAACCCAAGAGAGACTCGTCCACGTGGAAGGCCACCAATTAATAGACGTAGAGGAGGATGTGAAAACGTCTTTAGGCGAGGGGGTGGGCCAGGGTATAGGGCTAGATGTGCACCTAATGCCAATGAAAATAATGAGAATTGA